In Paracoccus sp. TOH, a single window of DNA contains:
- a CDS encoding ligase-associated DNA damage response DEXH box helicase, whose protein sequence is MILPPAFQDWFARQGWQPHPHQLALLAAEGDSLLIAPTGGGKTLAGFLPSLVELAQAARPQDGYLGNREAAQGGLHTLYVSPLKALTADIGRNLARPVAELGLGIRVEDRTGDTGQSQRRRQRVDPPEILLTTPESLALMLSYPEAPAIFGGLRRVVLDELHALAESKRGDQLMLGLARLRRLAPGLLVTGLSATVEDPAALARFMAGAAPVTVVEADPGPEPDIAMLPTARPAPWSGGGGHHAIPEVLAAVKSARTTIIFINTRAQAELFFQALWAANDGNLPIGLHHGSLAREQRARVEAAMAAGELRAVVATGSLDLGIDWGAVDLVIQVGAPKNVKRLVQRIGRANHRYNAPSKARIVPANRFEQIECIAALEAVRERDLDGDPRGPGPLDVLCQHILLTACAAPFDADALYAEVVTAGPYRGLTRGDFDACLDFAATGGYALRAYDRWQRLMLRTGLWQLRDPRAAKLLRMNVGTIVEAEMVKVRLRGRGGAPLGEVEEGFAASLTPGDSFLIGGRVVRMDAMREMVIEVTPAPTRQPKIAVYSGVKLAMSTQLSHRVLALIGDPARHGALPAQTRDWLDLQAQVSALPQPGLLLSESFPHAGLWHFALYGFAGRNALQTLGLLLTREMEEQGLGPLGFLSTDYALLVWSLDPLRYPAPLLDRARLRAGLGDWLGGNAVMKRSFRTVATVAGLIQRNMPGQRKTGRQATFSSDILYDTLRKYDPGHLLLRITAEEAGRGLVDFGRIEEMLDRSPRREHRMLDRVSPMAAPLLLEVGRVPIRGEGRERLAQIEAEALMAEAGLEGIA, encoded by the coding sequence CTGCATACGCTTTACGTTTCGCCGCTGAAGGCGCTGACGGCGGATATCGGCCGCAACCTGGCCCGGCCGGTGGCGGAATTGGGGCTGGGCATCCGCGTCGAGGATCGGACCGGCGATACCGGGCAGAGCCAGCGCCGGCGCCAGCGCGTCGATCCGCCCGAGATCCTGCTGACGACCCCGGAAAGCCTGGCCTTGATGCTGAGCTATCCCGAGGCGCCGGCGATCTTCGGCGGCTTGCGCCGGGTGGTGCTGGACGAGTTGCACGCCCTGGCCGAGAGCAAGCGCGGCGACCAGCTGATGCTGGGCCTGGCGCGGCTGCGGCGGCTGGCTCCGGGGCTGCTGGTCACGGGGCTGTCGGCCACCGTCGAGGATCCGGCGGCATTGGCGCGTTTCATGGCCGGAGCCGCGCCGGTGACGGTGGTCGAGGCCGATCCCGGGCCCGAGCCGGATATCGCCATGCTGCCCACCGCGCGCCCGGCGCCCTGGTCCGGCGGCGGCGGGCATCATGCCATCCCCGAGGTGCTGGCGGCGGTGAAATCGGCCCGCACCACGATCATTTTCATCAACACCCGTGCCCAGGCCGAGCTGTTCTTCCAGGCGCTTTGGGCCGCGAATGACGGGAACCTGCCCATCGGCCTGCATCACGGCAGCCTGGCGCGCGAGCAGCGGGCCCGGGTCGAGGCGGCGATGGCGGCGGGCGAGCTGCGCGCCGTGGTCGCGACCGGCAGCCTGGACCTGGGCATCGACTGGGGCGCCGTCGATCTGGTGATCCAGGTCGGGGCGCCCAAGAACGTCAAGCGGCTGGTGCAGCGCATCGGCCGGGCGAACCACCGCTACAACGCGCCCTCGAAGGCGCGGATCGTGCCGGCGAACCGCTTCGAGCAGATCGAATGCATCGCCGCGCTGGAGGCGGTGCGGGAACGCGACCTGGACGGCGATCCGCGCGGACCGGGGCCCTTGGACGTGCTGTGTCAGCATATCCTGCTGACCGCCTGCGCCGCGCCCTTCGACGCCGATGCGCTTTATGCCGAGGTGGTGACGGCCGGCCCTTATCGCGGGCTGACGCGGGGGGATTTCGACGCCTGCCTGGATTTCGCCGCGACCGGGGGCTACGCCTTGCGTGCCTATGACCGCTGGCAGCGGCTGATGCTGCGGACCGGCCTGTGGCAGCTGCGCGACCCGCGGGCAGCGAAACTGCTGCGGATGAATGTCGGCACCATCGTCGAGGCCGAGATGGTGAAGGTCCGGCTGCGCGGCCGCGGCGGCGCGCCCTTGGGCGAGGTCGAGGAGGGCTTTGCCGCCAGCCTGACCCCCGGCGACAGCTTCCTGATCGGCGGCCGGGTGGTGCGCATGGACGCGATGCGCGAGATGGTGATCGAGGTCACGCCCGCCCCGACCCGGCAGCCCAAGATCGCGGTCTATTCCGGCGTCAAGCTGGCCATGTCCACGCAACTGTCCCATCGCGTGCTGGCGCTGATCGGCGATCCGGCGCGGCACGGCGCCTTGCCGGCGCAGACCCGCGACTGGCTGGATCTGCAGGCCCAGGTTTCGGCGCTGCCCCAGCCGGGTTTGCTGCTGTCGGAAAGCTTTCCCCATGCCGGGCTGTGGCATTTCGCGCTTTACGGTTTCGCCGGGCGCAATGCCCTGCAGACGCTGGGCCTGCTGCTGACCCGCGAAATGGAGGAACAAGGGTTGGGCCCGCTGGGTTTCCTGTCCACCGATTACGCGCTGCTGGTCTGGTCGCTGGACCCGCTGCGCTATCCGGCGCCGCTGCTGGACCGGGCGCGGCTGCGGGCGGGGCTGGGCGACTGGCTGGGCGGGAATGCGGTGATGAAGCGCAGCTTCCGCACTGTCGCCACCGTCGCCGGGCTGATCCAGCGCAACATGCCGGGGCAACGCAAGACCGGGCGGCAGGCGACATTTTCCAGCGACATCCTTTACGACACCCTGCGCAAATACGATCCCGGCCACCTGCTGCTGCGCATCACCGCCGAGGAGGCGGGCCGGGGCCTGGTCGATTTCGGCCGGATCGAGGAAATGCTGGACCGCTCGCCCCGGCGCGAGCATCGGATGCTCGACCGCGTCTCGCCCATGGCCGCGCCCTTGCTGCTGGAGGTCGGCCGGGTGCCGATCCGTGGCGAGGGTCGCGAGCGGCTGGCGCAGATCGAGGCCGAAGCGCTGATGGCCGAGGCAGGGCTGGAAGGGATCGCATGA